The proteins below come from a single Mus musculus strain C57BL/6J chromosome 5, GRCm38.p6 C57BL/6J genomic window:
- the Ogfod2 gene encoding 2-oxoglutarate and iron-dependent oxygenase domain-containing protein 2 isoform 2 (isoform 2 is encoded by transcript variant 2) has product MATAAQRRFCRCACFCSQNLYVARYGLHLRFRDEHQLRRDYGQLLRSRGCVTSKDFQQLLEELEQEVGRRRRLGQESAVRKALIASSYHPARPEVYSSLQDAALAPEFMAAAEYSTSPGADLEGLLQRLETVSEEKRIYRVPVFSAKFCQTLLEELEHFEQSDMPKGRPNTMNNHGTTVGATSTVTVPLWSSTHWARTWIWAVTTIMLSLPSMWLWARTSQGVPCILGASSRHPQP; this is encoded by the exons ATGGCGACTGCCGCCCAGCGGCGCTTCTGCCGCTGCGCCTGCTTCTGCTCCCAGAACCTGTACGTGGCGCGCTACGGGCTGCACCTGCGCTTCCGGGACGAGCATCAGCTGCGCCGTGACTACGGCCAG CTCCTGCGCAGCCGTGGTTGTGTCACCTCCAAGGACTTCCAGCAACTCTTGGAGGAG CTTGAGCAGGAGGTCGGGCGCCGCCGCAGGCTGGGACAGGAATCGGCTGTCAGGAAGGCTCTCATTGCCAGCTCCTACCACCCGGCTAGGCCTGAGGTCTACAGCTCACTGCAG GATGCTGCTCTGGCCCCCGAGTTTATGGCTGCAGCTGAATATAGTACGTCCCCAGGCGCAGATCTTGAGGGCCTTCTCCAGCGTCTGGAGACAGTGTCAG AGGAGAAGCGCATCTATCGGGTGCCAGTGTTCTCGGCCAAGTTCTGCCAGACCCTGCTGGAAGAGCTGGAGCATTTTGAGCAGTCGGACATGCCCAAGGGAAGGCCCAACACCATGAACAACCATGGG ACTACGGTGGGGGCTACCTCGACAGTCACCGTGCCTTTGTGGTCAAGTACGCACTGGGCCAGGACCTGGATCTGGGCTGTCACTACGATAATGCTGAGCTTACCCTCAATGTGGCTCTGGGCAAGGACTTCACAGGGGGTGCCCTGTATTTTGGGGGCCTCTTCCAG gcacccgcAGCCTTGA
- the Ogfod2 gene encoding 2-oxoglutarate and iron-dependent oxygenase domain-containing protein 2 isoform 4 (isoform 4 is encoded by transcript variant 4), protein MATAAQRRFCRCACFCSQNLYVARYGLHLRFRDEHQLRRDYGQLLRSRGCVTSKDFQQLLEELEQEVGRRRRLGQESAVRKALIASSYHPARPEVYSSLQDAALAPEFMAAAEYSTSPGADLEGLLQRLETVSDYGGGYLDSHRAFVVKYALGQDLDLGCHYDNAELTLNVALGKDFTGGALYFGGLFQAPAALKETLEVEHVVGSGILHRGGQLHGARPLCKGERWNLVVWLRASAVRNRLCPMCCQKPELVDDEGFGDGFTREEPTTVDVCVLT, encoded by the exons ATGGCGACTGCCGCCCAGCGGCGCTTCTGCCGCTGCGCCTGCTTCTGCTCCCAGAACCTGTACGTGGCGCGCTACGGGCTGCACCTGCGCTTCCGGGACGAGCATCAGCTGCGCCGTGACTACGGCCAG CTCCTGCGCAGCCGTGGTTGTGTCACCTCCAAGGACTTCCAGCAACTCTTGGAGGAG CTTGAGCAGGAGGTCGGGCGCCGCCGCAGGCTGGGACAGGAATCGGCTGTCAGGAAGGCTCTCATTGCCAGCTCCTACCACCCGGCTAGGCCTGAGGTCTACAGCTCACTGCAG GATGCTGCTCTGGCCCCCGAGTTTATGGCTGCAGCTGAATATAGTACGTCCCCAGGCGCAGATCTTGAGGGCCTTCTCCAGCGTCTGGAGACAGTGTCAG ACTACGGTGGGGGCTACCTCGACAGTCACCGTGCCTTTGTGGTCAAGTACGCACTGGGCCAGGACCTGGATCTGGGCTGTCACTACGATAATGCTGAGCTTACCCTCAATGTGGCTCTGGGCAAGGACTTCACAGGGGGTGCCCTGTATTTTGGGGGCCTCTTCCAG gcacccgcAGCCTTGAAGGAGACCCTGGAAGTGGAGCATGTGGTGGGCTCTGGTATCCTGCACCGTGGCGGCCAGCTGCACGGGGCTCGGCCCCTGTGTAAGGGAGAGCGCTGGAACCTCGTCGTGTGGCTGCGGGCATCTGCTGTTCGAAATCGCCTCTGTCCCATGTGCTGCCAGAAGCCAGAGCTGGTGGACGATGAGGGTTTCGGTGACGGCTTTACCCGGGAGGAGCCCACCACAGTGGATGTCTGTGTGTTGACTTGA
- the Ogfod2 gene encoding 2-oxoglutarate and iron-dependent oxygenase domain-containing protein 2 isoform 1 (isoform 1 is encoded by transcript variant 1), whose amino-acid sequence MATAAQRRFCRCACFCSQNLYVARYGLHLRFRDEHQLRRDYGQLLRSRGCVTSKDFQQLLEELEQEVGRRRRLGQESAVRKALIASSYHPARPEVYSSLQDAALAPEFMAAAEYSTSPGADLEGLLQRLETVSEEKRIYRVPVFSAKFCQTLLEELEHFEQSDMPKGRPNTMNNHGVLMYELGLDDPLVTPLRERFLLPLMALLYPDYGGGYLDSHRAFVVKYALGQDLDLGCHYDNAELTLNVALGKDFTGGALYFGGLFQAPAALKETLEVEHVVGSGILHRGGQLHGARPLCKGERWNLVVWLRASAVRNRLCPMCCQKPELVDDEGFGDGFTREEPTTVDVCVLT is encoded by the exons ATGGCGACTGCCGCCCAGCGGCGCTTCTGCCGCTGCGCCTGCTTCTGCTCCCAGAACCTGTACGTGGCGCGCTACGGGCTGCACCTGCGCTTCCGGGACGAGCATCAGCTGCGCCGTGACTACGGCCAG CTCCTGCGCAGCCGTGGTTGTGTCACCTCCAAGGACTTCCAGCAACTCTTGGAGGAG CTTGAGCAGGAGGTCGGGCGCCGCCGCAGGCTGGGACAGGAATCGGCTGTCAGGAAGGCTCTCATTGCCAGCTCCTACCACCCGGCTAGGCCTGAGGTCTACAGCTCACTGCAG GATGCTGCTCTGGCCCCCGAGTTTATGGCTGCAGCTGAATATAGTACGTCCCCAGGCGCAGATCTTGAGGGCCTTCTCCAGCGTCTGGAGACAGTGTCAG AGGAGAAGCGCATCTATCGGGTGCCAGTGTTCTCGGCCAAGTTCTGCCAGACCCTGCTGGAAGAGCTGGAGCATTTTGAGCAGTCGGACATGCCCAAGGGAAGGCCCAACACCATGAACAACCATGGG GTACTGATGTATGAACTAGGCCTGGATGACCCCCTGGTGACCCCGCTGCGGGAACGCTTCCTGCTGCCACTGATGGCCTTGTTGTACCCAGACTACGGTGGGGGCTACCTCGACAGTCACCGTGCCTTTGTGGTCAAGTACGCACTGGGCCAGGACCTGGATCTGGGCTGTCACTACGATAATGCTGAGCTTACCCTCAATGTGGCTCTGGGCAAGGACTTCACAGGGGGTGCCCTGTATTTTGGGGGCCTCTTCCAG gcacccgcAGCCTTGAAGGAGACCCTGGAAGTGGAGCATGTGGTGGGCTCTGGTATCCTGCACCGTGGCGGCCAGCTGCACGGGGCTCGGCCCCTGTGTAAGGGAGAGCGCTGGAACCTCGTCGTGTGGCTGCGGGCATCTGCTGTTCGAAATCGCCTCTGTCCCATGTGCTGCCAGAAGCCAGAGCTGGTGGACGATGAGGGTTTCGGTGACGGCTTTACCCGGGAGGAGCCCACCACAGTGGATGTCTGTGTGTTGACTTGA
- the Ogfod2 gene encoding 2-oxoglutarate and iron-dependent oxygenase domain-containing protein 2 isoform X1, translated as MNNGLGGDRLWFVTNCLCGPSLSRRSGAAAGWDRNRLSGRLSLPAPTTRLGLRSTAHCRMLLWPPSLWLQLNIVRPQAQILRAFSSVWRQCQVLMYELGLDDPLVTPLRERFLLPLMALLYPDYGGGYLDSHRAFVVKYALGQDLDLGCHYDNAELTLNVALGKDFTGGALYFGGLFQAPAALKETLEVEHVVGSGILHRGGQLHGARPLCKGERWNLVVWLRASAVRNRLCPMCCQKPELVDDEGFGDGFTREEPTTVDVCVLT; from the exons ATGAACAATGGCCTTGGAGGTGACAGGCTCTGGTTTGTGACTAACTGCCTTTGCGGGCCCAGCTTGAGCAGGAGGTCGGGCGCCGCCGCAGGCTGGGACAGGAATCGGCTGTCAGGAAGGCTCTCATTGCCAGCTCCTACCACCCGGCTAGGCCTGAGGTCTACAGCTCACTGCAG GATGCTGCTCTGGCCCCCGAGTTTATGGCTGCAGCTGAATATAGTACGTCCCCAGGCGCAGATCTTGAGGGCCTTCTCCAGCGTCTGGAGACAGTGTCAG GTACTGATGTATGAACTAGGCCTGGATGACCCCCTGGTGACCCCGCTGCGGGAACGCTTCCTGCTGCCACTGATGGCCTTGTTGTACCCAGACTACGGTGGGGGCTACCTCGACAGTCACCGTGCCTTTGTGGTCAAGTACGCACTGGGCCAGGACCTGGATCTGGGCTGTCACTACGATAATGCTGAGCTTACCCTCAATGTGGCTCTGGGCAAGGACTTCACAGGGGGTGCCCTGTATTTTGGGGGCCTCTTCCAG gcacccgcAGCCTTGAAGGAGACCCTGGAAGTGGAGCATGTGGTGGGCTCTGGTATCCTGCACCGTGGCGGCCAGCTGCACGGGGCTCGGCCCCTGTGTAAGGGAGAGCGCTGGAACCTCGTCGTGTGGCTGCGGGCATCTGCTGTTCGAAATCGCCTCTGTCCCATGTGCTGCCAGAAGCCAGAGCTGGTGGACGATGAGGGTTTCGGTGACGGCTTTACCCGGGAGGAGCCCACCACAGTGGATGTCTGTGTGTTGACTTGA
- the Ogfod2 gene encoding 2-oxoglutarate and iron-dependent oxygenase domain-containing protein 2 isoform 3 (isoform 3 is encoded by transcript variant 3) — translation MLLWPPSLWLQLNIVRPQAQILRAFSSVWRQCQVLMYELGLDDPLVTPLRERFLLPLMALLYPDYGGGYLDSHRAFVVKYALGQDLDLGCHYDNAELTLNVALGKDFTGGALYFGGLFQAPAALKETLEVEHVVGSGILHRGGQLHGARPLCKGERWNLVVWLRASAVRNRLCPMCCQKPELVDDEGFGDGFTREEPTTVDVCVLT, via the exons ATGCTGCTCTGGCCCCCGAGTTTATGGCTGCAGCTGAATATAGTACGTCCCCAGGCGCAGATCTTGAGGGCCTTCTCCAGCGTCTGGAGACAGTGTCAG GTACTGATGTATGAACTAGGCCTGGATGACCCCCTGGTGACCCCGCTGCGGGAACGCTTCCTGCTGCCACTGATGGCCTTGTTGTACCCAGACTACGGTGGGGGCTACCTCGACAGTCACCGTGCCTTTGTGGTCAAGTACGCACTGGGCCAGGACCTGGATCTGGGCTGTCACTACGATAATGCTGAGCTTACCCTCAATGTGGCTCTGGGCAAGGACTTCACAGGGGGTGCCCTGTATTTTGGGGGCCTCTTCCAG gcacccgcAGCCTTGAAGGAGACCCTGGAAGTGGAGCATGTGGTGGGCTCTGGTATCCTGCACCGTGGCGGCCAGCTGCACGGGGCTCGGCCCCTGTGTAAGGGAGAGCGCTGGAACCTCGTCGTGTGGCTGCGGGCATCTGCTGTTCGAAATCGCCTCTGTCCCATGTGCTGCCAGAAGCCAGAGCTGGTGGACGATGAGGGTTTCGGTGACGGCTTTACCCGGGAGGAGCCCACCACAGTGGATGTCTGTGTGTTGACTTGA
- the Arl6ip4 gene encoding ADP-ribosylation factor-like protein 6-interacting protein 4, which translates to MAHVGSRKRSRSRSRSRSGRRGSEKRSKRSSKDASRNCSASRSQGHKAGSASGVEERSKHKAQRTSRSSSTSSSSSSSSSASSSSSSDGRKKRAKHKEKKRKKKKKKRKKKLKKRVKEKAVAVHQAEALPGPSLDQWHRSAGEDNDGPVLTDEQKSRIQAMKPMTKEEWDARQSVIRKVVDPETGRTRLIKGDGEVLEEIVTKERHREINKQATRGDGLAFQMRTGLLP; encoded by the exons ATGGCTCACGTTGGCTCTCGAAAGCGCTCGAGAAGTCGCAGTCGGTCCCGTAGTGGTCGGCGAGGGTCAGAAAAGCGAAGTAAGAGGAGTAGCAAGGATGCCTCGAGGAACTGTTCAGCCTCCAGATCCCAGGGCCACAAGGCTGGCAGCGCCTCCGGGGTTGAGG AGagaagcaagcacaaggcccAGAGGACATCGCGATCCAGTtcaacctcctcctcttccagttCTTCTAGCTCCGCCTCGTCCTCATCCTCCAGTGATGGCCGGAAGAAGCGAGCGAAGcacaaggagaagaagaggaagaagaagaagaagaaacggaagaagaagttgaagaagagagTCAAGGAGAAGGCAGTGGCGGTGCACCAGGCCGAGGCTCTGCCCGGCCCCTCACTGGATCAGTGGCACAGATCAGCTGGGGAGGACAATGATGGCCCAG TCCTGACAGATGAGCAGAAGTCTCGTATCCAGGCCATGAAACCCATGACAAAGGAGGAGTGGGATGCCCGACAGAGCGTTATTCGAAAGGTGGTGGACCCAGAGACAGGACGCACAAG GCTCATCAAGGGAGACGGCGAGGTTTTAGAGGAAATCGTAACCAAAGAACGACACAGAGAGATCAACAAG CAAGCCACCCGAGGGGATGGGCTGGCCTTCCAGATGCGAACAGGCCTACTTCCCTGA